From the Thermovirga lienii DSM 17291 genome, one window contains:
- a CDS encoding transcriptional regulator, MarR family (PFAM: MarR family~COGs: COG1846 Transcriptional regulators~InterPro IPR000835~KEGG: cbi:CLJ_B2452 transcriptional regulator, MarR family~PFAM: regulatory protein MarR~SMART: regulatory protein MarR~SPTR: Transcriptional regulator, MarR family): MKDNNIGMLLSIIHRNLSAFMDCSIPAEGIGHGQKRLLIEIALNPGRTQEELSELLLKDKTTIARAIKGLEEHGYVRKERNSKDKREFLLYPTEKGLTVLPFALKARSKALMELTKGFTDEEYCLLENFLCRVAENAVNLRKSSAPHL; this comes from the coding sequence ATGAAGGACAATAACATAGGCATGCTGTTATCCATCATTCACCGCAATTTATCGGCTTTCATGGATTGCAGCATACCAGCCGAGGGGATAGGCCATGGCCAAAAACGTCTGCTTATAGAAATAGCACTGAACCCTGGCCGCACACAGGAAGAGCTGTCAGAGTTACTTCTAAAAGACAAAACCACCATTGCCCGTGCCATCAAGGGGCTGGAAGAACATGGTTACGTTAGAAAGGAACGCAACTCAAAGGACAAAAGAGAATTCCTTCTGTACCCCACAGAAAAGGGCCTTACTGTCTTACCTTTCGCACTAAAGGCAAGAAGCAAGGCCCTCATGGAGCTTACAAAGGGGTTTACTGACGAAGAATATTGCCTATTGGAGAATTTCCTCTGCAGGGTAGCGGAAAACGCCGTCAATCTGCGGAAGAGCAGCGCACCCCACCTATGA
- a CDS encoding dihydropyrimidinase (PFAM: Amidohydrolase family~TIGRFAM: D-hydantoinase; dihydroorotase, multifunctional complex type~COGs: COG0044 Dihydroorotase and related cyclic amidohydrolase~InterPro IPR011778: IPR006680~KEGG: ctc:CTC01781 phenylhydantoinase~PFAM: amidohydrolase~SPTR: Dihydropyrimidinase;~TIGRFAM: dihydropyrimidinase), which produces MYDLVIKGGTLALEKGTLFADLAISEGRIAAIGKELEGKRVISAEGMLVLPGGIDMHTHMALPVGGTRSSDDFYSGTVAAAFGGITTIADFTVGSPHTSLKEDLVKRLEDAKSSVLDYVLHAEIVGWKRSRVEELREVFREGIRTFKFFMAYGDSGRRTRDGQLLEAFREISSVGGVALVHAEDEEIISYLEENLSKEQWESMKSLAFTRPDVCEATAVSKAALIAGYTNCRLHVVHLSSAMGLKEVQKAKEAGIKVTAETCPQYLLLTEEVYDLFEGHLFSASPSLKKSSDCSRLWEGLSNGFVDMVATDHCPFTRAQKAWKGSFKKLPYGLPGVETSRILLFSEGVKKGKIKLSDFVRITSTAPAKLLDLYPQKGTLLPGADGDVVIFDPEKEWTLSAENLHMNVDFSPFEGLRVSGKVAYTITRGEVIIERGEFTGKEGRGHFLGRLRRED; this is translated from the coding sequence ATGTATGACCTGGTGATCAAGGGAGGAACCTTAGCACTGGAAAAAGGGACCCTTTTTGCTGATTTAGCCATATCTGAAGGCAGAATAGCTGCAATTGGCAAAGAACTTGAGGGAAAGAGGGTTATAAGTGCAGAGGGCATGCTTGTTCTGCCAGGTGGTATAGATATGCACACTCATATGGCTCTTCCCGTGGGAGGTACTCGTTCGAGTGATGACTTTTATTCTGGAACTGTTGCGGCAGCTTTCGGAGGTATAACTACGATCGCAGATTTTACTGTAGGAAGCCCCCATACGTCCCTGAAGGAGGACCTGGTCAAGAGGCTTGAGGATGCCAAGTCAAGCGTCTTGGATTATGTACTTCACGCCGAAATTGTGGGATGGAAGAGATCTAGAGTTGAAGAGCTAAGGGAAGTGTTTAGGGAGGGCATTAGAACCTTTAAGTTTTTCATGGCCTATGGGGACTCAGGCAGGAGAACAAGAGATGGCCAACTGCTTGAAGCCTTTAGGGAAATTAGTTCTGTTGGGGGGGTAGCTTTAGTACATGCCGAAGATGAGGAGATAATATCGTACTTGGAGGAAAACCTATCGAAAGAGCAGTGGGAGAGCATGAAAAGCTTGGCCTTTACCAGGCCGGATGTCTGTGAAGCCACAGCTGTATCAAAGGCTGCCTTGATAGCAGGATATACCAATTGCAGGTTGCATGTAGTCCATTTGAGTTCTGCTATGGGGCTAAAGGAAGTTCAGAAGGCTAAAGAAGCGGGAATTAAGGTAACTGCAGAGACGTGTCCCCAGTATCTTTTGCTTACTGAGGAGGTTTACGATCTTTTTGAAGGACATCTTTTTTCCGCAAGTCCCAGCTTGAAAAAATCTTCGGATTGCAGCCGTCTTTGGGAGGGCCTTTCAAATGGTTTTGTTGATATGGTAGCTACCGACCACTGTCCCTTTACCAGGGCCCAAAAGGCGTGGAAGGGTTCCTTTAAAAAATTGCCTTATGGGCTCCCAGGCGTGGAGACCTCAAGGATTTTGCTGTTTTCTGAGGGAGTAAAGAAGGGGAAAATAAAACTCAGTGACTTCGTCCGTATAACATCGACGGCTCCTGCGAAGTTGTTGGACCTTTATCCCCAAAAAGGCACATTGCTGCCCGGTGCTGATGGCGACGTAGTGATTTTTGACCCTGAAAAAGAGTGGACACTAAGTGCAGAAAACCTCCATATGAACGTGGACTTTTCGCCTTTTGAAGGTTTAAGGGTTAGCGGCAAGGTGGCTTATACTATTACTCGAGGAGAGGTAATAATAGAGAGAGGAGAGTTTACAGGAAAAGAAGGCAGAGGCCATTTTTTGGGAAGATTGAGGAGAGAGGATTGA
- a CDS encoding nucleoside ABC transporter membrane protein (PFAM: Branched-chain amino acid transport system / permease component~COGs: COG4603 ABC-type uncharacterized transport system permease component~InterPro IPR001851~KEGG: sme:SM_b20126 putative sugar ABC transporter permease protein~PFAM: inner-membrane translocator~SPTR: Inner-membrane translocator): protein MKRSKKIALSLFPVYSVFLGLALSGILMLLLDANPFVVYKKMLIFVFRDAYNVADIFAKATPLILTGLAFGFAFRASLFNIGAQGQFYMGCLASVACSLFMGNLPALVLLPLCVVVSGAAGGLWGSLVGYAKARFNANEFLISMMSTYVAIAIMNYLIRGPLIESKGEYPQTDVITQSAWIPQIIPHTRLHWGFVLAVVVAALAYFILWKTTLGFRIRAVGMNRDSARYAGINEKRIFVEVFFISGAFAGLAGFMEVNGIQHMLVQGFNPYLGAEGIGIAILGNAHPLGIIFAAILFGALKVGGNLVVQTSSIPSSIIGIMEGLVMISVIFSYFLKERILVRMEKKMLQAEERKEGPRK, encoded by the coding sequence ATGAAACGCAGTAAGAAGATAGCTCTTTCCCTTTTTCCCGTTTACTCTGTATTCCTGGGGTTAGCTTTAAGCGGGATCCTTATGCTGCTTCTTGATGCAAACCCCTTTGTCGTATATAAAAAAATGCTAATTTTTGTTTTCAGAGATGCCTACAACGTGGCGGACATCTTCGCCAAGGCAACCCCCCTTATACTTACGGGTCTTGCCTTTGGGTTCGCCTTCAGGGCTTCATTGTTCAACATAGGTGCCCAGGGGCAGTTTTACATGGGGTGCCTTGCTTCAGTGGCTTGTTCTTTGTTTATGGGCAACCTGCCTGCCTTGGTGTTGCTTCCTCTTTGTGTAGTGGTAAGTGGAGCTGCTGGCGGGCTGTGGGGCTCCTTGGTGGGCTATGCCAAGGCAAGGTTCAATGCCAACGAGTTTTTGATAAGCATGATGTCCACGTACGTTGCCATAGCCATTATGAACTACTTGATAAGAGGGCCTTTGATTGAAAGCAAAGGAGAATATCCCCAAACTGATGTGATCACCCAAAGTGCGTGGATACCTCAAATAATACCTCATACCAGACTCCACTGGGGATTCGTGCTGGCTGTTGTTGTGGCTGCTCTGGCATATTTCATTTTATGGAAGACTACCTTGGGATTCAGGATAAGGGCAGTTGGTATGAACAGGGACAGCGCTCGGTACGCTGGGATAAACGAAAAACGGATTTTCGTGGAGGTTTTCTTCATAAGTGGAGCCTTTGCGGGCCTTGCAGGCTTTATGGAGGTCAACGGAATTCAGCATATGCTTGTTCAAGGGTTCAACCCATATCTTGGTGCTGAAGGTATAGGAATAGCCATATTGGGCAACGCCCATCCACTGGGAATTATATTTGCGGCCATCCTTTTCGGAGCCCTTAAGGTGGGAGGAAACTTGGTGGTTCAGACCTCTTCCATTCCCTCTAGCATCATAGGGATAATGGAGGGGCTGGTAATGATTTCTGTTATTTTTTCCTATTTCCTTAAGGAGCGGATCCTAGTAAGGATGGAGAAGAAAATGTTGCAAGCCGAAGAGAGGAAGGAGGGGCCTCGCAAATGA
- a CDS encoding MATE efflux family protein (PFAM: MatE~TIGRFAM: putative efflux protein, MATE family~COGs: COG0534 Na+-driven multidrug efflux pump~InterPro IPR002528~KEGG: mbu:Mbur_1925 MATE efflux family protein~PFAM: multi antimicrobial extrusion protein MatE~SPTR: MatE family protein;~TIGRFAM: MATE efflux family protein), translating to MKKREAMLANDSIGRLIIRLSLPAVVGMFVNGLYNLVDTIYIGHSVGALGIAGLSVSFPLQMLIGGTGAMLGIGSASIISRSLGAKNYKRAERTLGNNIFSVMFLGVAFAVLGKLFLDDILKLFGATANILPYAKDYMAVIFLGSPLILFAMSMNNIIRSEGAARTAMASMLIGALTNIVLDPIFIFILDMGVRGAAIATVLSRVLVAGWISHFFYSGKSIIKPKLNQIHPDSGIIKEILSVGFPSLLQHASSSFVFGLINNLAGIYGGDLAITIFGISNRVIIFSSMSVIGIAQGMQPIVGYNYGARKYYRAAKAVRLSNLIAMGICGAVTVLLLLFPKAALHLFTSDTNVLEKGPAALRIMVSGFFLMGYNKIGGVFFQALGKARPAFIINLARPILFFVPLLMILPRIFGLNGIWLAFPLADVLSYLLTMAFLLPYERRLKNQYIQTQGDTP from the coding sequence GTGAAAAAGAGAGAAGCCATGCTTGCCAATGATTCAATAGGAAGACTAATTATCCGCCTTTCTCTTCCTGCAGTGGTGGGCATGTTTGTAAATGGGCTTTACAACCTTGTAGATACCATCTACATAGGGCATTCGGTTGGTGCTTTGGGCATAGCTGGCCTTTCCGTCTCCTTCCCTTTACAGATGTTGATAGGTGGTACTGGGGCCATGCTGGGCATAGGGAGTGCTTCTATAATTTCCCGCAGTCTGGGAGCAAAGAATTATAAAAGAGCAGAACGAACCTTGGGCAACAACATTTTTTCTGTAATGTTCTTAGGGGTTGCCTTCGCTGTATTGGGCAAACTTTTCCTTGACGATATACTAAAGCTTTTCGGCGCCACAGCAAACATTTTACCTTACGCCAAAGATTACATGGCTGTAATATTCTTGGGATCTCCATTGATACTTTTTGCCATGTCCATGAACAACATAATCCGCTCCGAGGGAGCTGCAAGGACCGCAATGGCCTCAATGCTCATAGGGGCTTTGACTAACATAGTATTGGATCCCATATTCATATTCATACTGGACATGGGAGTAAGGGGGGCTGCAATAGCGACTGTCCTGTCAAGGGTCTTGGTGGCAGGCTGGATAAGCCATTTCTTCTATTCAGGCAAAAGCATCATAAAACCAAAGCTAAACCAAATACACCCCGACAGCGGTATAATCAAAGAGATTTTATCTGTAGGATTTCCTTCTCTATTGCAGCACGCCTCTTCAAGCTTCGTGTTCGGATTGATAAACAACCTCGCAGGAATCTACGGGGGAGACCTGGCAATAACCATATTCGGCATAAGCAACCGCGTCATAATATTTTCAAGCATGTCCGTCATAGGGATAGCCCAAGGTATGCAGCCCATAGTGGGTTATAACTACGGCGCCCGCAAGTACTACAGAGCTGCAAAGGCTGTTCGCCTTTCGAACCTCATCGCAATGGGTATATGCGGAGCTGTCACCGTTCTTCTCTTACTTTTCCCAAAAGCCGCCTTGCACCTATTTACGTCTGATACCAATGTCCTTGAAAAGGGGCCAGCAGCACTTAGAATTATGGTCTCAGGCTTCTTCCTAATGGGCTACAATAAAATAGGCGGTGTGTTCTTCCAGGCCCTAGGGAAAGCCAGACCGGCTTTCATCATAAACCTAGCAAGACCCATACTCTTCTTCGTGCCACTTTTGATGATTCTGCCCAGAATATTTGGCCTCAATGGAATCTGGCTTGCTTTCCCTCTGGCAGATGTACTTTCCTACCTATTGACCATGGCCTTTTTGCTTCCATACGAAAGGCGCCTTAAAAACCAATACATCCAAACTCAGGGTGATACTCCATGA
- a CDS encoding nucleoside-binding protein (PFAM: Basic membrane protein~COGs: COG1744 Uncharacterized ABC-type transport system periplasmic component/surface lipoprotein~InterPro IPR003760~KEGG: gau:GAU_0026 putative lipoprotein~PFAM: basic membrane lipoprotein~SPTR: Basic membrane lipoprotein), whose product MKLTKRIVGVLMVLCLVMVFGGVAMAKSPGDYKMVLILPGPINDQSWNATNYAGLLAANKELGTNIEYVENVQASDYESTFRNYADRGYDLIMAAGTQFDEPAQRVAPNYPKTTFMVINGVVAKEPNVCPILPKEYEGSFLAGIIAGKTTKSGKIGLVGGFPNKLMIRLLNTYEYGARVGTPEVKAMRAYANSWSDVALGKQMATSMIEKGADVLFFYANQVGLGAIQAAKEKGVKFVGFASNQNDVAPGTVVASVFFDFKAMYVWAVDKYLKGELKPVVNEAGIAEGIVKVAYTDEVSQETRDLVSQAEEAIEKGQLLKFLSQFPEPLE is encoded by the coding sequence ATGAAGTTAACGAAGAGAATAGTTGGAGTCCTAATGGTGTTGTGTCTTGTGATGGTTTTTGGCGGGGTCGCCATGGCTAAGAGTCCGGGGGATTACAAGATGGTTCTCATATTGCCTGGGCCCATAAACGACCAGAGCTGGAACGCCACAAACTACGCAGGCTTGCTAGCGGCCAATAAGGAGTTAGGCACCAATATCGAGTATGTGGAAAACGTTCAAGCCAGTGATTACGAGTCCACCTTTAGAAATTACGCGGACAGGGGTTACGACCTAATCATGGCAGCAGGAACCCAGTTTGATGAGCCAGCTCAGAGGGTGGCACCTAATTACCCCAAAACCACCTTCATGGTGATAAACGGAGTCGTGGCGAAAGAGCCCAATGTCTGCCCCATTTTGCCCAAGGAGTATGAAGGGAGCTTCCTCGCCGGAATTATAGCGGGCAAGACCACCAAGAGTGGCAAGATAGGTCTTGTTGGAGGATTTCCTAACAAGCTTATGATAAGGCTGCTTAACACTTACGAGTATGGAGCAAGAGTGGGCACACCGGAAGTCAAGGCCATGCGCGCCTATGCCAATTCATGGAGCGATGTAGCTTTGGGCAAGCAGATGGCCACTTCAATGATAGAAAAAGGAGCAGATGTCCTCTTCTTCTACGCCAACCAGGTTGGCCTTGGTGCTATCCAGGCTGCAAAGGAGAAGGGCGTCAAGTTCGTAGGTTTCGCGAGCAACCAGAACGATGTTGCTCCCGGGACAGTTGTAGCCAGTGTGTTCTTTGATTTCAAGGCTATGTACGTTTGGGCAGTCGATAAGTATCTGAAGGGCGAACTCAAGCCGGTAGTCAACGAAGCTGGTATCGCCGAGGGGATAGTAAAAGTTGCTTATACTGATGAAGTTTCCCAGGAAACAAGAGATTTGGTCTCCCAAGCAGAAGAAGCCATAGAGAAAGGGCAATTACTTAAGTTCCTTTCCCAGTTCCCAGAGCCACTGGAATAG
- a CDS encoding nucleoside ABC transporter membrane protein (PFAM: Branched-chain amino acid transport system / permease component~COGs: COG1079 ABC-type transport system permease component~InterPro IPR001851~KEGG: drm:Dred_2766 inner-membrane translocator~PFAM: inner-membrane translocator~SPTR: Inner-membrane translocator), with translation MIVEGILKGAVMMSTPLLIGALAEVFVERTGVMNIAIEGIFLIGAWAGFVGAYLTKSIGIGLVSAVLAGFVVGAVYGYFTVYLKQHQIVTGTAFNILSVGLTLYLYRVFFGVPLIPLTVEPLSSMKIPLLSKIPLLGEALFNQNILTYMAFILVVLGYWILYHTRLGLVVRSTGANPEAVDAAGINVERVRYGAVLFSSAMNGLAGAFYSLGFLGLFTENIIGGRGWIAFAICFLGNWNPLGVLVGALVFGLADAVAVSIQTSAFKLIPNEFVIALPYILTIVATIARKHFNVPAYLGTPYVKERR, from the coding sequence ATGATCGTAGAGGGTATCCTTAAAGGAGCTGTGATGATGAGTACCCCCTTACTTATAGGGGCCCTGGCGGAGGTATTCGTTGAGAGAACAGGTGTAATGAACATAGCCATAGAGGGGATTTTTCTCATAGGAGCCTGGGCGGGGTTCGTTGGCGCGTACCTGACCAAAAGCATCGGAATAGGCCTTGTTTCTGCCGTGTTGGCTGGTTTTGTCGTAGGGGCAGTGTACGGCTACTTTACCGTTTACTTGAAGCAGCACCAGATAGTTACGGGAACGGCATTCAACATCCTTTCCGTTGGACTTACGCTGTACCTTTATAGGGTTTTCTTCGGAGTTCCTCTCATACCTTTGACCGTGGAGCCTCTTTCAAGTATGAAGATACCTTTGTTGAGTAAAATTCCCCTACTAGGCGAAGCACTTTTCAATCAGAACATCCTAACGTACATGGCGTTCATTCTAGTCGTATTGGGATATTGGATTTTGTACCATACAAGGTTGGGATTGGTCGTACGCTCTACAGGTGCCAATCCGGAGGCGGTGGACGCGGCGGGAATCAACGTGGAGAGAGTTCGCTATGGTGCAGTTCTTTTTTCCAGTGCCATGAACGGCTTGGCAGGGGCTTTTTATTCCCTTGGTTTTCTGGGTTTGTTCACGGAGAACATAATAGGAGGAAGAGGTTGGATAGCCTTTGCTATTTGCTTTTTGGGCAACTGGAATCCCCTTGGCGTTCTGGTGGGGGCTTTAGTCTTTGGCTTGGCCGATGCCGTAGCTGTATCCATACAGACTTCCGCCTTCAAGTTAATACCTAACGAGTTTGTAATTGCCCTGCCGTATATTTTGACTATAGTTGCGACCATAGCAAGGAAACATTTTAACGTTCCCGCATACCTCGGAACGCCCTATGTAAAGGAGAGAAGATAA
- a CDS encoding nucleoside ABC transporter ATP-binding protein (PFAM: ABC transporter~COGs: COG3845 ABC-type uncharacterized transport systems ATPase components~InterPro IPR003439: IPR017871: IPR003593~KEGG: tte:TTE0458 ABC-type sugar (aldose) transport system, ATPase component~PFAM: ABC transporter related~SMART: AAA ATPase~SPTR: ABC transporter related protein), protein MLRWGRPLPHPSIEQNYFKAVITMPIEREDKAVELIGITKYFPGTVANYKVNLTVKKGEVLALLGENGAGKSTLMKILYGMYLPDEGEIWIDGKKADIRSPQDALSLGIGMIHQHFTLVPVHTVVENVLLSAFNTPKGKASVSEVAKEIEEIGKKYGLEVDPYAYVNQLTVGMQQRVEILKALYAGARILIMDEPTAVLTPQNTKKLFEFVRDFRKAGNSVVFITHKLNEVMEIADRIVVMRNGMVTGELSRQEASENELARMMVGKELEEITVTNPSEGNLSGEVVLSVRDLKVKSARGHMAVDQLSLDIRAGEIFGIAGVSGNGQEELAEALCGLRSVEGGEVLLEGRNIVGRRVVEIINEGVGYIPADRHREGLVLDMNIEENLILRKFESEKFSAKGVLLQENIHQYAQKAIGEYAIKAPSSKVKVRGLSGGNQQKVVVAREMDIATTVLVAVQPTRGLDLGAIDYVHRTLLRARSEGKAILLISTELSEVLALSDRIGVIYRGRIVKVFNRQDAKVDEIGLAMMGVSNDETQ, encoded by the coding sequence ATGCTACGGTGGGGAAGGCCTCTTCCCCACCCTTCCATTGAACAAAATTATTTCAAAGCGGTGATTACAATGCCCATAGAGCGTGAAGACAAAGCCGTAGAGCTTATAGGTATCACTAAATATTTCCCTGGGACCGTAGCGAACTACAAGGTAAACCTTACGGTCAAAAAAGGCGAAGTTTTGGCCCTTCTTGGAGAGAATGGGGCGGGTAAGTCTACGTTGATGAAGATCCTTTACGGTATGTACTTGCCTGACGAGGGGGAGATCTGGATAGACGGCAAAAAAGCGGATATTCGCTCTCCTCAGGACGCGTTATCACTAGGCATAGGCATGATTCACCAGCACTTCACCTTGGTTCCGGTACATACGGTCGTGGAGAACGTGCTGCTAAGCGCCTTCAATACTCCCAAAGGGAAAGCCTCTGTATCTGAAGTGGCCAAGGAGATAGAGGAAATCGGCAAAAAGTACGGCCTAGAGGTAGATCCATACGCTTACGTAAACCAGCTCACTGTAGGTATGCAACAGAGAGTAGAGATACTCAAAGCCTTATATGCAGGAGCAAGAATATTGATAATGGACGAACCCACGGCGGTTTTGACCCCTCAGAACACCAAGAAACTTTTCGAGTTCGTAAGGGACTTCAGAAAAGCAGGAAATTCCGTCGTGTTCATAACCCATAAACTAAACGAGGTAATGGAGATTGCCGACAGGATCGTTGTAATGAGGAATGGGATGGTAACAGGAGAGCTGTCCAGGCAGGAGGCTTCCGAAAATGAGCTCGCTAGGATGATGGTCGGCAAGGAATTGGAGGAAATAACGGTAACCAATCCTTCTGAAGGCAATTTGTCAGGGGAAGTTGTCCTGAGCGTAAGGGACTTGAAGGTCAAAAGCGCAAGGGGTCACATGGCCGTGGACCAATTGAGCTTGGATATTCGAGCAGGAGAGATATTCGGCATTGCTGGTGTAAGCGGAAACGGCCAGGAGGAGTTGGCAGAGGCCCTTTGTGGCTTGCGGTCCGTTGAGGGAGGTGAGGTTTTACTTGAAGGCAGGAACATAGTCGGTAGGAGAGTTGTGGAGATTATCAACGAAGGAGTTGGCTATATACCTGCTGACAGGCACAGAGAAGGATTGGTGCTGGACATGAACATAGAGGAGAACTTGATATTGAGGAAGTTTGAAAGCGAAAAGTTCTCTGCTAAGGGGGTCCTGCTCCAGGAAAACATACATCAATATGCTCAAAAAGCTATAGGTGAGTACGCTATAAAAGCTCCTTCATCGAAAGTAAAAGTTAGAGGCCTTTCTGGTGGGAACCAGCAGAAGGTCGTGGTAGCCAGGGAAATGGATATTGCCACTACTGTTTTGGTCGCAGTGCAACCTACCAGGGGACTTGATCTCGGAGCTATAGATTACGTTCACAGGACCCTTTTGCGAGCCAGATCAGAGGGTAAGGCCATACTGCTCATATCCACTGAACTTTCTGAGGTATTGGCCCTTTCAGATAGGATAGGAGTAATTTATAGAGGAAGGATAGTGAAAGTATTCAATAGGCAAGACGCCAAAGTTGATGAGATAGGCCTTGCAATGATGGGAGTGTCCAACGATGAAACGCAGTAA
- a CDS encoding 5, 10-methylenetetrahydrofolate dehydrogenase (NADP+), methenyltetrahydrofolate cyclohydrolase (PFAM: Tetrahydrofolate dehydrogenase/cyclohydrolase, NAD(P)-binding domain; Tetrahydrofolate dehydrogenase/cyclohydrolase, catalytic domain~COGs: COG0190 5 10-methylene-tetrahydrofolate dehydrogenase/Methenyl tetrahydrofolate cyclohydrolase~InterPro IPR020630: IPR020631: IPR000672: IPR020867~KEGG: aco:Amico_1545 methylenetetrahydrofolate dehydrogenase (NADP(+))~PFAM: Tetrahydrofolate dehydrogenase/cyclohydrolase, NAD(P)-binding domain; Tetrahydrofolate dehydrogenase/cyclohydrolase, catalytic domain~PRIAM: Methylenetetrahydrofolate dehydrogenase (NADP(+))~SPTR: Bifunctional protein folD), translating into MECKILDGKKVASEVRERIAVMVKEIRESGKVPPGLAVVLVGDNPASKVYVGQKEKACKEVGFESFLYHLPEATTQEELLNLVGQLNEDPNVHGILVQLPLPKHLNETEVIEAIRPEKDVDGFHPMNLGKLVAGLPCTVPCTPKGIMHLLEYYGIEIEGKNAVVVGRSNIVGKPVAHLLLQKNATVTICHSRTRNLEDITKEADILVVAAGRPHFITQHMVKKGAVVVDVGINRLESGLVGDVDFDGVRLRASWITPVPGGVGPMTIAMLLENTLEMYERFS; encoded by the coding sequence ATGGAATGCAAGATCCTGGACGGGAAGAAGGTTGCGTCGGAGGTAAGAGAACGAATAGCGGTTATGGTAAAAGAGATAAGGGAAAGTGGCAAGGTGCCTCCCGGGTTGGCAGTGGTCCTAGTGGGGGACAATCCTGCTTCCAAGGTTTATGTAGGGCAGAAGGAGAAAGCCTGCAAGGAAGTAGGTTTTGAATCCTTTCTGTATCATTTGCCTGAGGCGACCACCCAGGAGGAACTGCTGAATCTGGTGGGTCAATTGAATGAAGATCCCAACGTCCATGGAATTTTGGTGCAGCTGCCATTGCCCAAACACTTGAATGAGACCGAGGTAATAGAGGCCATTCGCCCGGAAAAGGATGTGGATGGTTTCCACCCCATGAACCTGGGCAAGCTCGTTGCAGGTCTTCCGTGTACGGTCCCTTGTACTCCCAAAGGAATAATGCATCTTCTGGAATATTACGGCATAGAGATCGAAGGGAAAAATGCTGTCGTTGTAGGCCGTAGCAACATAGTGGGCAAACCTGTCGCCCATCTTTTGCTGCAGAAGAACGCCACGGTGACCATTTGTCACAGTAGGACCAGGAACCTGGAAGATATAACCAAGGAAGCAGATATATTGGTGGTTGCCGCCGGCAGGCCCCATTTCATAACTCAGCACATGGTCAAAAAAGGAGCCGTCGTTGTAGATGTGGGTATAAATAGGCTAGAAAGTGGCCTTGTGGGTGACGTGGATTTCGATGGAGTTCGTCTTAGGGCTTCCTGGATAACTCCTGTGCCAGGTGGCGTTGGCCCCATGACCATTGCGATGTTGCTGGAAAACACCTTGGAGATGTACGAACGTTTTTCATAG